A genomic window from Punica granatum isolate Tunisia-2019 chromosome 2, ASM765513v2, whole genome shotgun sequence includes:
- the LOC116195237 gene encoding uncharacterized protein LOC116195237 isoform X1 codes for MALRATSYWKSVMNRIGSRNRSFATAASPSVSKANRWANAMGGEWTPIAVLGGMLLVAAGMGIHTAKQQLVHSPCVRVSKKRRETVPEVEEPERIINSSDKFVKKSFLRKVAHIQEHPRTIPDLVRTDPYTRPREAQTLKAVGVDPGRR; via the exons ATGGCTCTCAGGGCAACT AGCTATTGGAAATCTGTAATGAACCGAATTGGCAGCCGGAACCGATCCTTTGCGACAGCAGCTTCTCCCTCCGTTTCCAAGGCCAACAG GTGGGCAAATGCAATGGGCGGGGAGTGGACACCTATCGCTGTGCTGGGCGGGATGTTGCTTGTGGCAGCTGGGATGGGGATCCACACGGCGAAGCAGCAGTTGGTGCACTCCCCTTGCGTTCGAGTGAGTAAGAAGAGGAGGGAGACCGTCCCGGAGGTGGAGGAGCCCGAGCGCATCATCAACTCCTCTGACAAGTTCGTCAAGAAGTCCTTCCTCCGCAAGGTGGCCCATATTCAGGAGCACCCTCGAACCATCCCCGACCTGGTCCGCACTGACCCTTACACTCG GCCTCGAGAAGCGCAGACCCTAAAGGCGGTAGGGGTGGACCCAGGGCGCCGTTGA
- the LOC116195237 gene encoding uncharacterized protein LOC116195237 isoform X2 produces MALRATSYWKSVMNRIGSRNRSFATAASPSVSKANRWANAMGGEWTPIAVLGGMLLVAAGMGIHTAKQQLVHSPCVRVSKKRRETVPEVEEPERIINSSDKFVKKSFLRKVAHIQEHPRTIPDLASRSADPKGGRGGPRAPLNRKA; encoded by the exons ATGGCTCTCAGGGCAACT AGCTATTGGAAATCTGTAATGAACCGAATTGGCAGCCGGAACCGATCCTTTGCGACAGCAGCTTCTCCCTCCGTTTCCAAGGCCAACAG GTGGGCAAATGCAATGGGCGGGGAGTGGACACCTATCGCTGTGCTGGGCGGGATGTTGCTTGTGGCAGCTGGGATGGGGATCCACACGGCGAAGCAGCAGTTGGTGCACTCCCCTTGCGTTCGAGTGAGTAAGAAGAGGAGGGAGACCGTCCCGGAGGTGGAGGAGCCCGAGCGCATCATCAACTCCTCTGACAAGTTCGTCAAGAAGTCCTTCCTCCGCAAGGTGGCCCATATTCAGGAGCACCCTCGAACCATCCCCGACCTG GCCTCGAGAAGCGCAGACCCTAAAGGCGGTAGGGGTGGACCCAGGGCGCCGTTGAACAGAAAAGCCTGA